The Deinococcus seoulensis DNA segment GGCGTGTTCGTCCAGAGCGTCACGCCCTGCTCGCGGATCAGGGTGCGGGCCGCGTCGCGGTCCCAGCGGGACATGATCACCACGCGCGCGCCACTGGTCACGCCGCCCATCAGCGAATTGATGAAACCCGTCACGTGGAAGAACGGCAGCGCCGCCAGGAACACGTCCTCGACGGTGCTGTCCACCCACACGCCCGCGCCGAACACGTTGGCCTGCACGCTGCTGTGCGTGTGCATGCAGCCCTTGGGCAGCCCGGTCGTGCCGGACGTGTACGGCATGATGCACAGGTCCGCCGCCGTCACGTTCGCCATCGGGACGGGCTCGGCGTTCAGCGCGGTTTCCAGGGTCACGTCGTCGCCCTGCAACTCGGCGTCCACGTCCAGACCGTCGGGGATGGGTACGCCGCACGCGGGGTCCGTGCCGCGCATGACGTTCGCCACGACCGCGTGCGCCAGCCCGCCCTGCCTGGCCCGCTCGTACAGTTCCGCGCCGACCACGCCCACGCGAATCCCGGCGTCCTGAAGGAAGAACCCGAACTCGCGCGCCTGCAACATGGGCGCCAGCGGCACCACCACCGCGCCCAGGTGCCACGCGGCGAAGGCGCTGATCACCCACGCGGGGCTGTTCTGCATCCACACGGCCACCCGGTCGCCCTGACCGACACCCTGCGAGGCGAGGTGCCCGGCCAGCCGCTCGGCCTGTTCGCGCAACTCGCGGTACGTGATCTCGTGCCCGTAGTGCCACAGGGCGACCTTGTCGGGGTAGCGTTCAGCCGTCACGTGCAGGCTGTGCATCAGGCCCGTGGCGGGCAGCGTCAGGGAACGGGGCTTACCGGCGGGCCAGTAGCGGGTCGGGGCAGAAGCGGTCGTCATAGGTACCTCCGTGAAAGTGATGGCGGTCTGCCGAGGCCCAGCGAGCGCCCCTGGACCGCCAGAAACAGGTTGTGGATGAACCGAGTGTAGCGCAGTTTTCCTGCCGTGGGCACGCTGTCTGCGCGCCGGGTCACCCGCCCCGGCAACGGACCGCCCAACTGACCGCCCGGCCGGGTGGGATTCCCGCGCCCCGGGCCTGTTCGCGCCGCGCGAACCTGTCTACACCCCCACTCCTTTCCTGCCCGCCGCAGCAAGAAAGGAGCAGTCCGCGCACGCCGTTCCTGACCCGCCGGTTTTCTCACGGACCCGCCCCGCAGCCGGAGCGGACCTTCATCAAGCGGTTCTGACGTGCCACACGCACGAATTACCGAATCAGGCAAAGGTGCGTGCCACACGCGCTTTTCCGGTTTGTGTCGGCGGGAAGGGCGTGCTGGCGGGCATTCCTGCCCCCTCCCCCCCCTTCCCAAGGGCGCGGCGGTATGTCATGCTGCTC contains these protein-coding regions:
- a CDS encoding long-chain-fatty-acid--CoA ligase — protein: MTTASAPTRYWPAGKPRSLTLPATGLMHSLHVTAERYPDKVALWHYGHEITYRELREQAERLAGHLASQGVGQGDRVAVWMQNSPAWVISAFAAWHLGAVVVPLAPMLQAREFGFFLQDAGIRVGVVGAELYERARQGGLAHAVVANVMRGTDPACGVPIPDGLDVDAELQGDDVTLETALNAEPVPMANVTAADLCIMPYTSGTTGLPKGCMHTHSSVQANVFGAGVWVDSTVEDVFLAALPFFHVTGFINSLMGGVTSGARVVIMSRWDRDAARTLIREQGVTLWTNTPTMIIDLMASPNFDAADLGSLRSVTGGGASLPASVGQRLLDLTGIMFLEGYGLSETMAQSHSNPKGRQKLQCLGIPLFNVDSRIVDIETGKELPAGQTGEIVIRGPQVMQGYWNRPDATAEAFMDIGGQQFFRTGDLGYMDDEGYFFFADRLKRMVNVSGMKVWPAEVENLLHGHPAIQEACVISVPDERSGERARALVVLRPGMTATPAELEAWAREQMATYKVPRDWQFVDSLPRSPTGKVAWRPLQEAARAAMQGS